A section of the Rhizomicrobium sp. genome encodes:
- a CDS encoding fimbria/pilus periplasmic chaperone has product MRALIGLLVAGTVGLGALGSGPAAAGAFEIAPTTIDLAPGADRAVFYVTNHGSQPIVVQVQGFDWRQTDRGEQLDRSDALTISPPMVRLIPERRQTIRLAIGPGAAPDERSFRLVVSELPDPQISAPQGVRVLLQLSVPIFVASPHPTPARLAWSAVPSPGGFSLAARNSGTRHAKLMNMVLTTAGGAKVAVAPDTISYILAGVSRRWTVALPGLKAGETLRLTGLDDSDSTAIGTSIIVAP; this is encoded by the coding sequence ATGCGCGCACTGATCGGTCTTCTGGTGGCGGGCACGGTCGGGCTGGGAGCGCTGGGCTCCGGCCCGGCCGCGGCGGGTGCTTTCGAAATCGCCCCGACGACGATCGATCTGGCGCCGGGGGCCGACCGGGCGGTCTTCTACGTCACCAACCACGGATCGCAGCCGATCGTCGTCCAGGTCCAGGGCTTCGACTGGCGGCAGACCGACAGGGGCGAACAACTCGACAGAAGCGATGCGCTGACCATCAGTCCGCCCATGGTGCGTCTGATCCCGGAACGGCGCCAGACCATCCGTCTGGCGATCGGGCCGGGAGCCGCGCCGGACGAGCGAAGCTTCCGCCTCGTCGTCAGCGAACTTCCCGATCCGCAGATTTCCGCTCCGCAGGGCGTCCGCGTGCTGCTGCAATTGAGCGTTCCCATCTTCGTCGCAAGCCCGCATCCGACTCCGGCCCGCCTTGCCTGGAGCGCCGTGCCGAGCCCCGGCGGTTTTTCGCTCGCGGCCCGCAACAGCGGCACGCGCCACGCCAAGCTCATGAACATGGTTCTCACGACCGCCGGCGGCGCGAAGGTCGCCGTGGCGCCGGACACGATCTCCTACATCCTTGCCGGCGTTTCGCGCCGCTGGACGGTGGCGCTGCCGGGGCTGAAAGCCGGTGAAACGCTGCGGCTCACCGGGCTCGACGACAGCGACAGCACGGCGATCGGTACGTCGATCATCGTCGCTCCGTGA
- a CDS encoding spore coat U domain-containing protein, translating into MRFANLLPAGHRSLRVCGAFVLLAAGGATQGQAATATGTFAVTATVLSGCAVTATDLIFGNYSSVAATPTDASSTVTAICTAGVAYTIAADAGTGIGATVAARSMTGLVTGGTLNYMMYSNAGRTTLWGDGTLATSTVGGTAALVPQNYTIYGRAPALQHPAAGLYADLVTVTLTY; encoded by the coding sequence ATGCGTTTTGCAAATCTTCTGCCTGCCGGGCACAGATCGTTGCGCGTTTGCGGCGCCTTCGTTCTTCTCGCCGCCGGCGGCGCGACACAAGGTCAAGCCGCGACGGCGACGGGCACCTTCGCCGTGACGGCCACCGTCCTGTCCGGGTGCGCCGTGACCGCGACCGATCTGATCTTCGGCAATTATTCCAGCGTTGCCGCCACGCCCACCGACGCGTCGAGCACAGTGACGGCGATCTGCACCGCCGGCGTCGCCTACACGATCGCGGCCGACGCGGGCACGGGCATCGGCGCGACGGTCGCGGCGCGGTCGATGACCGGCCTCGTGACCGGCGGCACGCTCAACTATATGATGTACTCGAACGCGGGTCGCACGACCTTGTGGGGCGACGGCACGCTGGCGACCAGCACGGTCGGCGGCACGGCGGCGCTCGTGCCGCAGAACTACACGATCTACGGCCGCGCGCCGGCGCTGCAGCATCCCGCGGCCGGCCTCTATGCCGATCTCGTTACCGTCACGCTGACGTACTGA
- a CDS encoding pyridoxamine 5'-phosphate oxidase family protein, translating into MTDHELRSEADLRTTYAEPSQGARDKALDHVDVHARAFIALSPFFCIGSSRPDDLADVSPRGGEPGFVHVLDAKRLAFPDRPGNNRLDTLTNIVRAPAVGLLFFIPGFDEMLRINGLATVSTAEDLMARFVVEGKRPRSVVVVAVRESYLHCTKALRRSDLWNPGKRVPRSALPSFGQMVKDQLKSIVPAKIIDFALDQDARKNLY; encoded by the coding sequence ATGACCGATCACGAACTGCGTTCCGAAGCGGATCTGCGGACGACCTATGCCGAACCGTCGCAAGGGGCGCGCGACAAGGCGCTCGACCATGTCGACGTCCATGCGCGGGCTTTCATCGCGCTGTCGCCGTTCTTCTGCATCGGCTCCAGCCGGCCGGACGATCTCGCCGACGTATCGCCCCGCGGCGGCGAGCCCGGCTTCGTCCATGTGCTCGACGCCAAGCGCCTCGCCTTTCCGGACAGGCCCGGCAACAACCGGCTCGACACGCTCACCAACATCGTGCGCGCGCCGGCGGTGGGCCTGCTGTTCTTCATCCCCGGCTTCGACGAGATGCTGCGGATCAACGGACTGGCGACCGTTTCGACCGCGGAAGACCTCATGGCGCGCTTCGTCGTCGAGGGGAAGCGGCCGCGCTCCGTCGTGGTCGTCGCGGTGCGGGAGTCCTATCTGCACTGCACCAAGGCGCTGCGCCGGTCCGATTTGTGGAATCCGGGCAAGCGCGTGCCGCGCTCCGCACTGCCGAGCTTCGGCCAGATGGTCAAGGACCAGTTGAAGTCGATCGTCCCCGCGAAGATCATCGATTTCGCCCTGGACCAGGACGCCAGGAAAAATCTGTATTGA